In one Marinilabiliales bacterium genomic region, the following are encoded:
- a CDS encoding translocation/assembly module TamB yields MKRKLKGIKKILKIAALAVLLISALPAGVYFLARMPSVQTYLTNQIARQVSENLDAKFEVGRVDIVFFNRVMLSDIIIEDQRGDILLRAERITVTINHLNRARRSIGFNQILMNNAVINLASDADSVLNLQFIIDAVASDDTTRTGWDFEINAVYLKNSSFTYRAYDPEARESGIDFGDIGITRLNLLVDRIKTSADTVFFNIRYLNLKEKSGFTVDHFSSENTVSPAGIRLDGLRIMTPYSRLDLEHYQMAFNDFADFKDFVGRVTLSGHFRPSWISFNDLAYFAPGLKEVDLTVRLSGEAGGRVSNLRGTGLNIEAFDGTSMTASFNMIGLPDIDQTFMFFDLDNLSTSAADIMKVVSAVGEPTADQAPEILANIGDIDYRGKFTGFIDDFVAYGELTTGIGSVITDLALQPDTDNTLNFSGRMRAVHFDAGLLSGADLLGRITFNAETSGQITTGGAVYADLDGTIDSVRFNEYTYKNIKLAGEVANRRYSGSAHINDPNIILDFLGSIDISDEIPEFDFSANVSDANMYNLNIEKDEPGTILSFLSTASFRGNSPDNLSGRVDLVNARFTRDEQYLQIENLSLQATGTGENREIILSSDLADGYLAGNYEFATITSSINTLVNKYIPSYAVNYKPVPDPSGNDFSFDLHLKETEEFTSFFFPDLYFASGTTLKGVYDPASYLTAVNAQSDEVRINNHVFSRINIETNSTDSLFNFSSAIERLLFANRFEIENISIRSGIINDSTSFHAAWDNREKIRYKGEINAGVTFERRPGQATPLVTVDIMPSDIYIADTLWTVEQSRAIIDSSSYQIEDFVFGMPHQKLMLNGKLSEDPLDSIHLEFHDMELRTIELIATPGSFHLAGIVNGKASLSDIHANPLFGTNLKIEDLTINHQVFGDMDIITKWLPESRSIAVHTHSERDGDRIINMEGQYTPDGNLLDFEIELAKINLRTFDGYIDEVFGNLRGLAGGNLRLEGNLRQPRFNGNILLQKASFMIDYLKTSYNFTHEVEIRDNDIIFNDIVVYDANHNTCRASGRVSHTWFRDFSLNIHLYPERFMALNTMERDNEQFYGRVFASGLVHITGPVDNIIMNISARTDRNTQFFIPLHKSSEVGELHFLSFTGSADNEAGIEPVEGIRNYEVDLSGIQLSFDLDVTPDAEVQIIFDSKIGDIIRGRGSGSFKMEINTLGQFSMFGEYTIEQGDYLFTLQNVINKRFEIERGGRINWNGDPFDANIDMKAVYRLRTSPAPLLAQYGTSDAYTRRIPVECHIIMRENLMTPDITFDIDLPTADPDTRRNIQGILSDEEKRNRQFLALLVINNFIVEEDLSGPGMGANLGMSATEASITTVSEFFSNQLSNWLSQLSRDIDFGVNWRPGDEITPDEVELALSTQVLNDRVRINGNVDVGGRQMNTSNIVGDFDVDIKLNRSGKLRLKAFTRANDNLIRTHLSPYTQGVGLFYREDFDSFDELMRRYWNMVFAEAKREEEASEP; encoded by the coding sequence TTGAAAAGAAAGCTCAAAGGTATCAAAAAAATACTCAAGATAGCAGCCCTTGCTGTACTGTTAATTTCAGCCCTTCCTGCGGGAGTATATTTTCTGGCTCGAATGCCATCAGTGCAGACCTATCTCACAAATCAGATTGCCAGGCAGGTTTCGGAAAACCTGGATGCAAAATTTGAGGTGGGGAGGGTTGATATTGTATTTTTCAACCGTGTGATGCTGAGTGATATTATCATTGAAGATCAGCGGGGTGATATCCTGCTCAGAGCTGAACGTATTACCGTTACAATCAATCACCTTAACCGTGCCAGAAGAAGTATCGGTTTCAACCAGATACTGATGAACAATGCTGTTATAAACCTGGCCAGTGATGCCGATTCTGTTCTTAACCTGCAGTTTATAATCGATGCCGTTGCATCTGATGATACCACCAGAACGGGTTGGGATTTTGAGATAAATGCGGTATATCTGAAAAATTCTTCATTTACCTACAGGGCATATGACCCAGAGGCAAGGGAGTCTGGAATCGATTTCGGGGATATCGGAATTACACGCCTGAACCTGTTGGTTGACCGGATAAAGACATCGGCCGATACTGTTTTTTTCAACATCAGGTATCTTAACCTGAAAGAGAAGAGCGGTTTTACCGTTGATCACTTCTCTTCTGAAAACACAGTTTCTCCGGCAGGAATCCGTTTGGACGGCCTGCGGATAATGACGCCTTATTCAAGACTTGATCTTGAACACTACCAGATGGCCTTCAATGATTTCGCCGACTTCAAAGACTTTGTCGGAAGGGTTACGTTATCCGGCCACTTCAGGCCCTCATGGATATCATTCAATGACCTGGCATATTTTGCCCCCGGTCTGAAAGAGGTTGACCTTACAGTCAGGCTTTCCGGCGAGGCCGGAGGCAGAGTCAGCAATCTCAGAGGCACCGGGTTAAATATTGAGGCTTTTGATGGCACCAGTATGACGGCCAGCTTCAACATGATTGGATTGCCTGATATTGACCAGACATTTATGTTTTTTGATCTTGACAACCTGTCCACCAGCGCAGCGGATATAATGAAGGTGGTGTCGGCAGTCGGAGAACCCACTGCTGATCAGGCACCTGAAATTCTTGCAAACATTGGTGACATTGACTACAGGGGAAAATTCACAGGTTTCATAGACGACTTTGTGGCTTATGGCGAACTAACAACCGGGATCGGTTCGGTGATCACCGACCTCGCACTTCAGCCCGACACCGATAACACGCTCAACTTCAGCGGCCGGATGCGGGCGGTCCACTTTGATGCTGGCCTCCTTTCGGGTGCGGATCTTTTGGGCAGAATTACGTTCAATGCAGAAACTAGTGGGCAGATCACCACCGGAGGTGCTGTTTACGCAGATCTGGACGGCACGATAGACTCTGTAAGATTTAATGAATACACTTACAAAAACATCAAGCTTGCCGGTGAGGTGGCGAACAGGCGTTATTCAGGGTCGGCTCATATAAATGACCCGAACATAATACTTGATTTTCTGGGCAGCATAGATATTTCTGACGAGATCCCGGAATTTGATTTTTCGGCGAATGTTTCAGACGCAAACATGTATAATCTTAATATTGAGAAGGATGAGCCCGGCACAATCCTTTCATTCCTCTCTACTGCTTCATTCAGGGGAAACAGCCCGGATAACCTGAGCGGGCGGGTAGACCTGGTCAATGCCCGGTTTACAAGAGATGAACAGTATCTGCAGATAGAAAACCTTAGCCTGCAGGCAACCGGGACCGGAGAAAACAGGGAGATAATCCTCAGCTCAGACCTTGCCGATGGTTACCTTGCAGGCAACTATGAGTTTGCGACTATTACATCATCAATAAATACACTGGTTAACAAATATATTCCCTCATACGCTGTCAATTACAAACCAGTACCTGATCCTTCAGGGAACGATTTTTCATTCGACCTTCACCTTAAGGAGACTGAAGAATTTACATCCTTCTTTTTTCCTGACCTCTATTTTGCATCGGGTACCACACTGAAAGGGGTTTACGACCCGGCATCCTACCTGACTGCAGTTAATGCACAGTCAGATGAGGTTAGGATCAATAACCACGTATTCAGCAGAATAAATATTGAAACAAATTCGACCGACTCACTGTTCAATTTCAGCTCCGCAATAGAGAGATTGCTTTTTGCCAACCGGTTTGAAATTGAAAACATCAGTATCAGGTCGGGCATAATCAATGACAGCACCTCCTTCCATGCTGCATGGGATAACAGGGAGAAAATCAGGTACAAAGGAGAAATTAATGCCGGGGTGACATTTGAAAGAAGACCCGGGCAAGCCACTCCTCTTGTAACCGTGGATATCATGCCTTCAGATATTTATATTGCTGATACGCTTTGGACCGTTGAACAGAGCAGGGCGATAATTGATTCTTCATCTTACCAGATTGAAGACTTCGTCTTCGGCATGCCCCACCAGAAGCTCATGCTGAACGGCAAACTTTCTGAAGACCCGCTTGATTCCATTCACCTTGAATTCCACGATATGGAACTGAGGACCATTGAGCTGATAGCCACTCCCGGGAGTTTCCACCTGGCAGGAATAGTTAACGGCAAAGCAAGCCTGTCGGATATTCATGCCAATCCGTTATTCGGCACCAACCTGAAAATTGAAGATCTCACAATCAATCACCAGGTCTTTGGCGATATGGATATTATTACGAAGTGGCTACCTGAAAGCAGGAGCATTGCGGTTCATACCCACAGCGAACGTGACGGCGACCGGATCATAAACATGGAGGGACAGTATACACCCGATGGCAATCTGCTTGATTTTGAGATAGAACTGGCCAAGATCAACCTCCGCACCTTTGACGGTTACATTGATGAGGTTTTCGGGAACCTGAGAGGATTGGCTGGAGGAAACCTGAGACTCGAAGGCAACCTCAGACAACCCCGCTTCAATGGTAACATATTATTGCAAAAAGCCTCATTCATGATTGACTATCTCAAAACCAGCTATAATTTTACCCATGAGGTGGAAATAAGAGATAATGACATCATTTTTAACGACATTGTTGTATACGATGCAAACCACAACACATGCCGTGCAAGCGGGCGTGTATCACATACCTGGTTCAGGGACTTCAGCCTGAACATCCACCTGTATCCCGAACGGTTCATGGCCCTGAACACAATGGAGAGGGATAATGAACAGTTTTATGGCCGTGTTTTTGCAAGCGGACTTGTTCATATTACCGGACCCGTTGACAATATTATTATGAATATCTCTGCACGAACCGACCGTAACACCCAGTTCTTCATACCACTTCACAAAAGCAGCGAGGTAGGGGAACTGCATTTTCTTAGCTTTACAGGGTCAGCAGACAATGAAGCCGGCATAGAACCTGTTGAAGGTATAAGAAACTACGAAGTCGATCTTTCAGGAATACAGCTCAGCTTTGACCTCGACGTCACACCCGATGCAGAGGTGCAGATCATATTCGACTCAAAGATAGGCGACATAATAAGGGGCAGGGGCAGCGGATCATTCAAAATGGAGATCAACACACTGGGACAGTTCAGTATGTTCGGCGAATATACAATTGAACAGGGTGATTATCTTTTCACGCTTCAGAATGTAATAAACAAACGGTTTGAGATAGAAAGGGGCGGGAGGATCAATTGGAACGGTGATCCGTTTGATGCCAATATAGATATGAAGGCTGTATACAGGCTGAGGACCTCCCCTGCGCCGCTGCTCGCACAATACGGAACATCAGACGCTTATACCAGGAGGATCCCTGTTGAGTGTCATATTATCATGAGGGAAAACCTGATGACACCCGATATAACTTTTGACATTGACCTGCCAACAGCCGACCCCGATACAAGAAGAAACATACAGGGAATTCTTAGTGATGAAGAAAAGAGAAACAGGCAGTTTCTCGCTCTTCTGGTAATTAATAATTTCATTGTCGAAGAAGATCTGTCAGGCCCGGGAATGGGCGCCAACCTGGGCATGAGCGCGACGGAAGCCAGCATCACGACAGTCAGCGAATTCTTTTCCAACCAGCTCAGCAACTGGTTGTCACAGTTAAGCAGGGATATTGATTTCGGGGTTAACTGGAGGCCAGGCGATGAAATCACGCCTGATGAAGTAGAACTGGCCCTTTCAACCCAGGTGCTGAACGACAGGGTCAGGATCAACGGCAATGTGGATGTTGGCGGTCGTCAAATGAACACAAGTAACATAGTGGGAGACTTCGACGTTGATATTAAACTCAACAGAAGCGGCAAACTCAGGCTCAAAGCATTCACCCGGGCGAACGACAATCTTATAAGGACACATCTTTCTCCTTACACCCAGGGTGTAGGACTGTTTTACCGGGAAGATTTCGACAGTTTCGACGAACTTATGAGACGTTACTGGAATATGGTTTTTGCAGAAGCAAAGCGGGAAGAGGAAGCATCTGAACCATAA
- the tsaD gene encoding tRNA (adenosine(37)-N6)-threonylcarbamoyltransferase complex transferase subunit TsaD, with translation MSAVILGIESSCDDTSAAVISGGVILSNRIAGQEVHKKYGGVVPELASRAHQQNIVPVVDLALREAGMTAGDISAVGFTRGPGLMGSLLVGTSFSKGLALSLGIPLIEVNHLQAHVLVHFIREPGKTGRVPSFPFICLLVSGGHTQLIIVRDYLSMEIAGQTIDDAAGEAFDKCAKLMGLPYPGGPWIDKHAKEGNPQAYAFARPSAGGFDYSFSGLKTSFLYFLRDREKEDPGFIKKNLGDLCASLQHTIVEILMHNLDRLVSHTGIGTLALAGGVAANSGLREAFAGYGAGKGYDMFIPKPAYTTDNAAMIAITAYYKYLRKEYSSQDIAPDARFGFSF, from the coding sequence ATGTCGGCTGTTATCCTCGGTATTGAATCATCATGTGATGACACATCGGCGGCAGTTATTTCCGGCGGGGTCATACTTTCAAACAGGATAGCCGGTCAGGAGGTACACAAAAAATATGGCGGTGTGGTCCCTGAACTGGCTTCAAGGGCGCATCAGCAGAATATCGTTCCGGTTGTCGACCTTGCGCTCAGGGAGGCAGGTATGACTGCCGGCGACATTTCTGCCGTGGGATTTACCAGGGGTCCTGGACTTATGGGTTCGCTACTGGTGGGAACCTCCTTCTCAAAAGGCCTGGCTCTTAGCCTTGGGATCCCTCTTATTGAGGTCAATCACCTCCAGGCCCATGTTCTTGTTCATTTTATCAGGGAACCCGGTAAGACCGGGAGGGTCCCGTCATTTCCCTTTATTTGCCTGCTTGTTTCAGGAGGCCATACACAGCTCATCATAGTGAGAGATTATCTTTCGATGGAAATAGCAGGCCAGACAATCGACGATGCTGCCGGTGAGGCTTTCGATAAATGTGCCAAGCTTATGGGATTACCTTACCCCGGCGGACCCTGGATTGATAAACATGCAAAAGAAGGTAACCCGCAGGCATATGCGTTTGCCAGGCCTTCGGCAGGAGGGTTCGATTACAGTTTCAGCGGACTTAAAACGTCATTTCTCTATTTTTTAAGGGACAGGGAAAAGGAGGATCCCGGGTTCATTAAAAAAAACCTCGGCGATCTGTGCGCATCACTGCAACATACAATAGTTGAGATACTGATGCATAATCTTGACAGGCTTGTTTCCCATACCGGTATCGGTACGCTCGCGCTCGCAGGAGGGGTCGCGGCCAACAGCGGATTGAGGGAAGCTTTTGCGGGTTATGGTGCAGGGAAGGGTTATGATATGTTCATACCAAAGCCGGCATATACTACCGACAATGCTGCCATGATTGCAATAACCGCATATTATAAATATTTAAGGAAAGAGTATTCCTCACAGGATATTGCCCCAGATGCAAGGTTCGGTTTCAGTTTCTGA
- a CDS encoding T9SS C-terminal target domain-containing protein, whose product MKQILVLIAIVSLSLPLAGQSLSPFVVSAAGGFSSNGDVNLSWTSGETVTETRFSNDFILTQGFQQPDMRIVSAEHINEPFDLRVYPNPATDFVRVEWSREIEGYISVELYDLVGRKLIDRQSDGSTDYINIELQSLQRSTYLLKVFTSEGDFSKTYRIVKY is encoded by the coding sequence ATGAAGCAAATTCTGGTATTAATAGCAATAGTGAGCCTTAGCCTGCCGCTCGCAGGACAGTCCTTATCACCCTTTGTCGTATCGGCAGCCGGAGGATTCTCATCCAACGGAGATGTCAACCTCAGCTGGACCTCGGGTGAAACAGTAACTGAAACCCGTTTCTCGAATGATTTTATTCTCACCCAGGGTTTCCAGCAACCTGATATGAGAATTGTATCTGCAGAACATATAAATGAGCCTTTCGACTTAAGGGTATATCCCAATCCTGCAACTGATTTCGTTAGAGTCGAGTGGTCCCGTGAAATAGAAGGATATATCAGTGTCGAACTGTACGATCTTGTTGGCAGGAAACTAATAGACAGGCAATCTGACGGCAGCACCGATTATATAAATATTGAACTGCAATCACTACAGAGATCAACATACCTGCTGAAGGTATTTACATCCGAAGGAGATTTCTCAAAAACATACAGGATAGTAAAATATTGA
- a CDS encoding T9SS C-terminal target domain-containing protein — protein MFSGPGYYPVRRFLAVLPLLILGTGIIFSTGRNTVRFESGPAATEISDNSDQGFRIRQTISSVDLGEIDTDHGTFTVIESTGHRSATGHGAPLLPVTSRLIEIPRGAEVYYDIISFRKETIAMQDHGYNNPVIPQQPPVSKSDSLRNHEFVFLESVYERNEFTGPDLVLIEEIGVMRGKRIARVQISPVSYNPVRKELVVYRDLEVEVGFLNPEPEKTDRSMSLYSPLHQAAFESKIFNFREERLKTYFSGGPVRYVILSDPVFEEHLAGFVDWKTRKGFEVIEMYRGTEEVGSTPAEMRAALADLYHSATPENPAPVFLLIVGDHDQIPAFRSGGHYTDLYYAEYDGDGDFLPDLFYGRFSANNPGELLPQIEKTLMYEQYLFPDTEFLNNSVLIAGVDSRFAHVHGNGQLNYTTSYYINETLGINAHTFPVPHQSGTTQEIKDLISSGAGFVNYTGHGLWNRWNNPLLSVDDIPFLQNEGMYPLMIGNACETAKFNLYESFGEAVLRADRKGAVGYIGASNDTYWDEDFYWAIGVGPISSSPLYEQSGPGAFDRLFHTRGQPYTEWYVAQGQIQQAGNLAVSAGATMARTRYYWEVYHLLGDPSLMIYFSEPDPLAVEYQNVVPPGATSLAVMADPYSYVALSSEGQLLDARYTGPAGAVQLDFDSLVAGVEYELIVTRENRRPYFGGINVSETGSPFISLRSFSLDDSEGNNNGFAESGERISLDLILKNYGDTPAGDLFAELASDNKNVSAVISEYMLPDIDPGSEEEIKGGFSFDISPEVPDGEILFFSLKVTCGDTMHWVSDFTIEVRAPEIEKLGFRIEDNDGTKRFGHLMAGETARSVLEFVNTGSAAIYDAEVWFAENNRYYVFHDADPPYNIIMPGDTVLHNAMITARTNIDYGSFTTLVAGITSERFVYAGELPIRINTVYEDFEFAGLFNARPWNTGPENGWFRTPDSESGRYSLRSGMISHNDTSEIRIRMKVSGPGTISFSQKVSSEARYDFLEFYIDENRAGRWSGFHEWSAAEFDVEPGNRVFRWQYIKDGSVSKGHDAAWIDDVVFPPGKLVALFEDEAVIDIGPADLVSPVSGQWIRGMQPLIMRVGNYGNYPVTEFEAGYSVDGYAPVIESFETVLEPGDHVDVTFSIPVDLSDPGQYDLTLFTVHVSDSISHNDTLILSLTVPEVHDISLTGIVRPVSGADMGGTEVVEAGIENTGNMVLSGFELGYSLNDTATVSEIFDGEIYPGENMFYSFATGADLSEPGTYRLRVYVLLELDAKTVGDSLDIEIENIVTGNLIPGIDQEGVSVFPNPFTGTLHISIKDRDLSRVTVNLVSAAGMLLYDKVLSVAEDNPVIRLDTPGLPPGIYYLKVSAGERTYVVPVIRN, from the coding sequence ATGTTCTCAGGTCCCGGATATTATCCTGTACGGAGGTTCTTAGCCGTTTTACCGCTGCTCATTCTCGGTACGGGAATTATTTTTTCAACCGGCAGGAATACCGTCAGGTTTGAATCCGGCCCGGCGGCAACAGAGATATCAGATAACAGTGACCAGGGCTTCAGGATAAGACAAACCATTTCTTCGGTTGATCTTGGCGAAATTGATACTGACCATGGGACCTTTACGGTCATTGAATCAACAGGTCACAGATCGGCCACCGGACACGGTGCGCCTTTGCTTCCGGTAACCAGCAGGCTGATTGAGATACCCCGGGGTGCAGAAGTGTATTACGATATTATCTCATTCAGAAAGGAAACAATTGCCATGCAGGATCATGGCTACAATAATCCGGTTATTCCGCAGCAACCTCCGGTGTCTAAAAGTGATAGTTTGCGTAACCATGAATTCGTATTTCTTGAGAGTGTATACGAAAGAAACGAGTTTACAGGTCCTGACCTTGTGTTGATTGAAGAGATCGGTGTAATGAGGGGGAAGCGTATTGCCAGAGTGCAGATCTCGCCGGTAAGCTACAACCCTGTGAGAAAAGAGCTTGTTGTTTACAGAGACCTGGAGGTTGAGGTAGGTTTCCTGAACCCTGAACCGGAAAAAACTGACCGAAGCATGTCGCTGTATTCTCCCCTGCACCAGGCTGCTTTTGAATCAAAGATTTTCAACTTCAGGGAAGAGCGGCTGAAAACATATTTCAGCGGAGGGCCCGTAAGGTATGTTATATTGTCTGATCCTGTGTTTGAGGAACACCTGGCCGGTTTTGTAGATTGGAAAACCAGGAAGGGGTTCGAGGTTATTGAGATGTACAGGGGCACTGAGGAAGTTGGCAGTACGCCTGCGGAAATGAGGGCAGCGCTGGCTGATCTGTATCATTCTGCAACACCTGAAAATCCTGCACCGGTTTTTTTACTTATAGTGGGAGATCATGACCAGATCCCTGCCTTCCGTTCAGGCGGACACTATACAGATCTCTATTATGCAGAGTATGACGGTGACGGAGATTTCCTTCCCGATCTCTTCTACGGCAGGTTTTCTGCCAACAATCCCGGTGAGTTGCTGCCGCAGATAGAAAAGACCCTCATGTATGAGCAATACCTCTTCCCCGACACGGAGTTCCTCAATAATTCAGTGCTGATTGCCGGGGTCGACAGCAGGTTTGCCCATGTACACGGGAACGGTCAGCTCAATTACACCACCTCCTATTATATTAATGAAACCCTCGGGATCAATGCGCATACATTTCCCGTGCCCCATCAATCCGGTACCACGCAGGAGATCAAGGACCTTATCTCATCAGGGGCAGGATTTGTTAATTATACCGGACACGGACTTTGGAACCGCTGGAACAATCCACTGCTGTCGGTCGACGACATACCTTTCCTTCAAAATGAGGGAATGTATCCGCTTATGATCGGCAATGCCTGTGAGACAGCAAAATTTAATCTTTATGAGAGTTTCGGCGAAGCGGTTCTCCGTGCCGACCGGAAAGGTGCTGTTGGTTATATAGGCGCCTCCAACGATACCTACTGGGACGAGGATTTTTACTGGGCAATAGGTGTGGGACCAATATCTTCCAGTCCGCTGTACGAACAATCGGGTCCGGGTGCCTTTGATCGACTTTTCCATACACGGGGGCAGCCATATACAGAATGGTACGTTGCCCAGGGGCAGATCCAGCAGGCCGGTAACCTGGCTGTTAGTGCAGGGGCTACCATGGCGCGCACCAGGTATTACTGGGAGGTTTACCATTTGCTTGGCGACCCGTCGCTTATGATATATTTTTCAGAACCGGATCCACTGGCCGTAGAATATCAGAATGTTGTGCCTCCGGGTGCAACAAGCCTGGCTGTTATGGCTGATCCCTACAGTTACGTGGCTCTTTCTTCGGAGGGACAATTGCTTGATGCCAGGTATACCGGACCGGCGGGCGCAGTGCAGCTTGATTTTGACAGCCTGGTTGCCGGGGTTGAATATGAGCTTATAGTTACAAGGGAAAACCGGAGACCCTATTTTGGTGGTATAAACGTATCCGAAACAGGCAGTCCGTTCATATCTCTCAGGTCGTTCAGCCTGGATGACAGTGAAGGCAACAATAACGGCTTTGCAGAATCGGGCGAGAGAATATCACTTGACCTGATCCTCAAAAATTACGGTGACACCCCAGCCGGCGACCTGTTTGCTGAACTTGCAAGTGACAACAAAAATGTAAGTGCTGTCATCTCGGAATATATGCTACCTGACATTGACCCCGGATCTGAAGAAGAGATTAAGGGTGGGTTCAGTTTTGACATATCCCCTGAAGTGCCTGACGGTGAGATATTGTTCTTCAGCCTGAAAGTAACTTGTGGCGACACCATGCACTGGGTATCGGATTTTACAATTGAAGTCAGGGCCCCGGAGATCGAAAAGCTGGGATTCAGGATTGAAGATAATGATGGAACCAAACGGTTCGGTCACCTTATGGCCGGTGAGACGGCGAGGTCGGTACTTGAGTTTGTAAATACAGGGTCTGCGGCAATTTACGATGCAGAGGTATGGTTTGCCGAGAACAACAGGTACTACGTATTCCATGATGCCGATCCGCCTTATAATATTATAATGCCGGGCGATACGGTTTTACATAATGCAATGATCACTGCCCGCACCAATATTGATTATGGGTCATTCACTACGCTTGTAGCAGGTATCACCTCAGAGAGGTTTGTCTACGCAGGTGAACTACCGATCAGGATCAATACTGTTTATGAGGATTTTGAGTTTGCCGGACTTTTTAATGCCAGGCCATGGAATACCGGCCCTGAGAATGGATGGTTCCGCACTCCTGATTCTGAATCCGGCCGTTACAGTCTCCGCTCCGGAATGATCAGTCATAATGATACTTCGGAGATCAGGATAAGGATGAAGGTTTCCGGTCCGGGTACAATCTCATTCAGCCAAAAGGTTTCATCGGAGGCCAGGTACGACTTTCTTGAGTTTTACATTGATGAGAACAGAGCCGGAAGATGGAGCGGATTCCATGAATGGTCGGCTGCCGAATTTGATGTGGAGCCTGGCAACCGTGTGTTCCGGTGGCAGTATATTAAAGACGGTTCGGTCAGCAAGGGGCATGATGCAGCATGGATAGACGATGTGGTGTTCCCGCCAGGCAAGCTTGTGGCCCTTTTCGAAGACGAGGCTGTTATAGATATCGGGCCTGCAGATCTTGTTTCACCTGTTTCGGGTCAATGGATCAGAGGTATGCAGCCGCTGATCATGCGTGTAGGGAATTACGGCAACTATCCCGTAACAGAATTTGAAGCGGGGTACTCCGTTGATGGTTACGCCCCAGTGATTGAATCATTCGAAACTGTCCTCGAGCCCGGCGACCATGTTGATGTAACATTCAGCATACCGGTTGATCTGAGTGACCCGGGCCAGTACGATTTAACCCTGTTCACAGTTCATGTGTCAGATTCAATCAGCCATAATGACACTCTTATTCTCAGCCTTACGGTTCCCGAGGTGCATGATATTTCACTGACTGGTATTGTAAGGCCTGTAAGCGGAGCAGATATGGGTGGTACAGAGGTTGTGGAGGCCGGTATTGAGAACACCGGGAACATGGTGCTTTCCGGCTTTGAGCTCGGATATTCATTGAATGACACTGCGACAGTGAGCGAAATATTTGATGGAGAGATATATCCGGGTGAAAATATGTTTTATTCATTCGCCACCGGTGCCGACCTGTCTGAGCCGGGAACCTACCGGCTTAGGGTGTACGTCCTTCTTGAACTGGACGCAAAAACCGTAGGCGACAGCCTGGATATTGAAATAGAGAACATAGTGACCGGCAACCTGATTCCTGGAATTGATCAGGAAGGGGTCTCCGTTTTCCCGAACCCGTTTACCGGAACACTGCATATAAGTATTAAAGACAGGGATCTCTCCCGTGTCACTGTAAACCTTGTGTCGGCGGCTGGTATGCTGTTATATGACAAGGTCCTGTCTGTTGCTGAGGATAACCCGGTTATCAGGCTTGATACTCCCGGCCTGCCTCCGGGTATCTATTACCTGAAAGTCTCAGCCGGCGAGAGGACATATGTTGTTCCCGTGATCCGTAACTGA